In a single window of the Candidatus Krumholzibacteriia bacterium genome:
- a CDS encoding 30S ribosomal protein S1 has translation MDFESNTPAETGMDPISEKSAQEGGDKDSASIETATAGSNIDSKALKLNERLGFEIESLEIGEDAKQDPDNFEKMMLEYESTLKDIKEGQIVSGTIIHVGDSEVQINVGFKSEGFLPLSQFGGAENVQAGDEVDVFLESLEDDQGLLVLSKEKADFLKVWDKIKDSYDSNEIVEGMIDRRIKGGLVVKLMGVDAFLPGSQVALRQVPDLEALLKQTFEFKIIKLNKRRRNIVVSRRVVLEEERNKLKASLIEELEKGQVRKGLVKNITDFGAFVDLGGIDGLLHLTDMSWGRSGHPSELVNIGEEIEVKVLDIDLDRERISLGLKQLTGYPWENVAEKYPVESRIKGKVVSITDYGAFIELEKGIEGLIHISEMSWTRHVKHPSKIVEIGEAIEAVVLAVDKDNEKISLGLKQIEPDPWDTLDEKYPIGSIVRGQVRNLTNFGAFVELEEGIDGLVHISDMSWTRRVRHPKEVLEKGTEIEVVVLDINKSIRRISLGIKQLAPDPWFDLTAKYTEGTFLMAKVCRPLERGVVVEVEDGVEGFIPVSHLGDRSIKRPAEHFAEGEELPMKVINIDHDGRRIVLSVTERLREEGAEAFQEFMDKFGEPRFTPPPKEEGDEDEEMASDDLDLNEPEAAAPEAEAAPEASADPEPEAAAPEAEAAPEASADPEPEAAAPEVEAAPEASADPEPEAAESSQEESSEEPETPDEES, from the coding sequence ATGGATTTCGAAAGTAATACCCCCGCGGAAACCGGGATGGACCCGATTTCCGAAAAATCCGCCCAGGAAGGGGGTGACAAGGACTCCGCTTCCATCGAGACTGCCACGGCAGGCAGTAATATAGACAGCAAGGCTCTCAAGCTGAATGAGCGTCTTGGTTTCGAGATTGAAAGCCTGGAAATAGGCGAGGATGCGAAGCAGGATCCTGATAACTTCGAAAAGATGATGCTCGAATATGAATCCACATTGAAGGATATCAAGGAAGGCCAGATTGTCTCCGGCACGATCATCCATGTCGGCGACAGTGAAGTGCAGATCAATGTGGGCTTCAAGAGTGAGGGTTTCCTTCCGCTTTCCCAGTTCGGGGGAGCAGAGAACGTCCAGGCTGGCGATGAAGTCGATGTCTTCCTCGAAAGCCTGGAAGATGATCAGGGACTTCTGGTCCTTTCGAAGGAAAAGGCTGATTTCCTGAAGGTCTGGGACAAGATCAAGGACTCCTACGACAGCAATGAAATCGTGGAAGGGATGATCGACCGCCGGATCAAGGGTGGTTTGGTCGTCAAACTGATGGGCGTGGATGCCTTCCTGCCGGGAAGTCAGGTGGCTCTTCGGCAGGTTCCCGATCTCGAAGCCCTGCTCAAGCAGACCTTCGAGTTCAAGATCATCAAGCTGAACAAGCGCCGCCGGAACATCGTGGTCAGCCGCCGCGTCGTTCTGGAAGAAGAGCGCAACAAGTTGAAGGCTTCCCTTATCGAGGAACTGGAAAAGGGGCAGGTCCGCAAGGGTCTGGTCAAGAACATCACCGACTTCGGCGCCTTTGTCGACCTTGGTGGAATCGATGGTCTTCTGCACCTGACCGACATGAGTTGGGGGCGCAGTGGCCATCCCAGTGAACTGGTGAACATTGGGGAGGAAATCGAGGTCAAGGTTCTCGATATCGATCTGGATCGTGAGAGGATCAGCCTCGGACTCAAGCAGTTGACCGGCTATCCTTGGGAAAATGTCGCCGAAAAGTATCCGGTGGAATCTCGCATCAAGGGCAAGGTCGTCTCCATCACCGATTACGGTGCTTTCATTGAGTTGGAGAAGGGCATCGAAGGCCTGATTCACATCAGTGAGATGAGTTGGACTCGCCACGTGAAGCATCCGAGCAAGATCGTAGAAATCGGGGAGGCCATCGAGGCCGTGGTCCTTGCAGTGGATAAGGATAACGAGAAGATCAGTCTCGGTCTCAAGCAAATCGAACCGGATCCCTGGGACACTCTTGATGAGAAGTACCCCATTGGTTCGATCGTGCGCGGACAGGTTCGCAACCTCACCAATTTCGGAGCCTTTGTGGAACTGGAAGAGGGAATTGACGGCCTGGTGCACATTAGTGACATGAGCTGGACTCGCCGGGTTCGCCACCCCAAAGAGGTTCTCGAGAAGGGGACGGAAATCGAAGTCGTCGTTCTGGACATCAACAAGTCCATTCGGCGGATCAGTCTCGGCATCAAGCAGCTGGCTCCGGACCCCTGGTTCGACCTCACGGCCAAGTACACGGAAGGAACCTTCCTTATGGCGAAGGTCTGCCGCCCTCTGGAAAGAGGCGTGGTCGTGGAAGTGGAGGATGGCGTTGAAGGCTTCATCCCGGTCAGCCACCTGGGGGACCGAAGCATCAAGCGCCCTGCCGAGCACTTTGCCGAAGGCGAAGAGCTTCCCATGAAGGTGATCAACATTGACCATGATGGCAGAAGGATCGTTCTTTCCGTCACGGAGCGTCTCCGTGAGGAAGGGGCGGAAGCCTTCCAGGAATTCATGGACAAGTTTGGGGAACCTCGCTTCACACCTCCTCCCAAGGAGGAGGGCGATGAAGATGAGGAAATGGCGTCAGATGATCTTGATCTGAATGAGCCGGAAGCGGCGGCCCCCGAAGCGGAAGCAGCTCCGGAGGCAAGTGCCGATCCCGAACCGGAAGCAGCGGCTCCCGAAGCGGAAGCAGCTCCGGAGGCAAGTGCTGATCCCGAGCCGGAAGCGGCGGCTCCCGAAGTGGAAGCAGCTCCGGAGGCAAGTGCCGATCCCGAGCCGGAAGCAGCAGAGTCTTCTCAGGAAGAGTCATCGGAAGAACCGGAGACTCCTGACGAAGAGTCCTGA
- the cmk gene encoding (d)CMP kinase codes for MIVAIDGPAASGKSTTARGVARALGFDYLDTGSLYRSVTLAAMRADLPPEEGEELLRFLDSLDLKYRYYKGKAILRLDGENISEEIRDEKVAGMVSAYSALPSLRRFMVKLQQSYARGKNLVAEGRDMGTVVFPDAELKIFLKSDPAVRAQRRAQEFGERGRQVGVDEVQSELKCRDRIDSEREHSPLVRAEDAIELDNSLMSIEQQIEEVTRLALKKTPPLRVSPDELLYDPETMGDRNPRIPSMRWIYRVVWHTVNFLARGLFGARYHYRERAPRKGGLILACNHIAWLDPPISGPSVKRELTYVAKRELFRNRLFGAFIAYFNTVPISRGTFDRVCFDQLREALEEGGTVFFFPEGTRKPLGRLGKAKFGMGLVAHESSCPVQPVFIRGTRSWLSAIFRIRRIDVYLGRPLHIQPLRDRGLEGRELYEIFGEGVMAEIAKLQEEAGGP; via the coding sequence ATGATCGTTGCGATCGATGGTCCCGCCGCCAGTGGAAAAAGTACCACGGCAAGGGGGGTCGCCCGGGCTCTGGGTTTCGATTATCTCGATACAGGATCCCTCTATCGCAGTGTGACTCTGGCCGCAATGCGTGCGGATCTTCCTCCGGAAGAGGGAGAAGAGCTGCTTCGTTTTCTGGATTCCCTCGATTTGAAATACCGGTATTACAAAGGGAAAGCGATTCTCCGCCTGGACGGCGAGAATATCAGTGAAGAGATTCGCGATGAGAAGGTCGCCGGCATGGTCAGCGCCTACAGTGCCCTTCCCTCCCTTCGCCGCTTCATGGTGAAGCTTCAGCAGTCTTATGCGAGAGGCAAGAATCTTGTCGCGGAGGGTCGGGACATGGGGACGGTGGTTTTCCCGGATGCGGAACTCAAGATCTTTCTGAAGTCCGACCCGGCGGTGAGAGCTCAGCGACGGGCTCAGGAGTTCGGGGAGAGGGGGCGCCAGGTGGGAGTGGACGAGGTGCAAAGTGAGTTGAAGTGCAGGGATCGCATCGACTCCGAGAGAGAGCACTCTCCCCTTGTCCGTGCGGAGGATGCCATTGAACTTGACAATTCCCTCATGAGCATCGAGCAACAGATAGAGGAAGTGACCCGGCTGGCCCTGAAGAAAACCCCTCCCTTACGAGTTAGCCCGGATGAGCTTCTCTATGACCCTGAGACAATGGGTGACAGAAACCCTCGAATCCCGTCCATGAGATGGATCTACCGAGTTGTCTGGCACACTGTCAACTTCCTTGCGAGAGGTCTTTTCGGGGCACGCTACCACTATCGGGAACGAGCTCCCAGGAAGGGGGGGCTGATTCTGGCCTGTAATCACATCGCCTGGCTGGATCCTCCCATCTCCGGTCCATCGGTCAAGCGGGAGTTGACCTATGTTGCCAAGCGGGAACTCTTTCGGAACCGCCTGTTTGGAGCCTTTATCGCCTACTTCAATACCGTTCCAATTAGTCGAGGCACCTTTGACCGGGTATGTTTCGACCAACTCCGAGAGGCCTTGGAAGAGGGCGGAACGGTCTTCTTTTTCCCGGAAGGGACCCGTAAACCCTTGGGACGTTTGGGGAAGGCCAAGTTCGGGATGGGTCTCGTTGCCCATGAGTCCTCCTGTCCCGTTCAGCCGGTTTTTATTCGGGGCACCCGCTCCTGGTTGTCTGCCATTTTCCGAATTCGCCGAATTGACGTCTATCTCGGTCGCCCTCTTCACATTCAGCCGCTCCGGGATCGCGGCCTTGAGGGACGCGAGCTTTACGAGATCTTCGGAGAGGGTGTAATGGCGGAAATCGCAAAGCTACAGGAGGAAGCCGGAGGCCCCTGA
- the aroA gene encoding 3-phosphoshikimate 1-carboxyvinyltransferase produces the protein MHKAKKCRGRWKASGDKSLTHRAYLLNAMAEGVAEIRNVNAGEDCERTRLLLESLGARMETLEEKHSWRVEGCAGKFLAPAEILDAGNSGTTIRLLAGLLASQPFESRLDGDESLRKRPMVRIQQPLEALGARVHLPDSGTPPFSICGGPLQACVYESHVSSAQVKSAFLLAAMRAEGESRFYEPVLSRDHTERMLQSMGVQLQRDAEHRIRITGPQLPRSVSLRIPGDFSSLAFLAAAATLVEGGSIVVKGISTNPTRTGMLSVLERMGGHFAFYHPGESAGEPYADILVQHSSLKATEISAGEIPSLIDEVPVIAALASRALGETRIHGLGELRFKESDRLEKTLAMLQAFHAKARVEGDSLFIEGSSQLRACEFDSGGDHRMAMAAAVMALIARGETRIHGVESVRTSFPEFPGLIRRFTNRALEVEEER, from the coding sequence GTGCACAAGGCGAAGAAGTGTCGTGGGCGCTGGAAGGCGAGTGGAGACAAGTCCCTGACTCATCGCGCCTACCTTTTGAATGCGATGGCTGAGGGCGTGGCGGAGATCCGGAATGTGAATGCCGGTGAAGACTGCGAGAGAACCCGCCTCCTTTTGGAATCTCTCGGGGCCCGAATGGAAACTCTTGAGGAGAAGCATTCCTGGAGGGTCGAAGGTTGTGCCGGGAAATTCCTTGCACCGGCTGAAATCCTCGATGCTGGCAATTCAGGAACCACGATCCGTCTGCTTGCCGGGCTATTGGCGAGCCAGCCCTTTGAATCCCGTCTTGACGGGGATGAATCCCTGCGAAAACGTCCCATGGTCCGGATACAGCAGCCTCTGGAAGCCTTGGGTGCTCGTGTTCATCTTCCGGATTCCGGAACTCCGCCTTTCTCCATTTGTGGGGGACCTCTTCAAGCCTGTGTCTATGAGAGCCATGTTTCCAGCGCACAGGTGAAGAGTGCCTTTCTGCTTGCTGCCATGCGAGCAGAGGGTGAGTCCCGCTTTTATGAACCGGTCCTCAGCAGGGATCACACCGAGAGGATGTTGCAGTCGATGGGGGTGCAACTCCAGAGAGACGCTGAGCACCGCATCCGAATTACAGGGCCCCAACTCCCTCGTTCCGTATCCCTCCGTATCCCGGGAGACTTTTCCTCTCTTGCCTTCCTGGCGGCGGCCGCTACTCTCGTGGAGGGGGGCAGCATTGTGGTCAAGGGGATCAGTACAAATCCCACCCGGACCGGGATGCTCTCTGTTCTGGAAAGGATGGGTGGGCACTTTGCCTTTTACCATCCTGGTGAAAGTGCGGGGGAGCCTTATGCGGACATTCTTGTGCAGCACTCGAGCCTGAAGGCTACGGAGATTTCTGCCGGTGAGATTCCTTCCCTGATTGATGAGGTTCCGGTGATCGCGGCTCTGGCAAGTCGTGCCCTGGGGGAAACCCGAATCCACGGCCTCGGGGAGTTGCGCTTCAAGGAAAGCGACCGTCTGGAAAAGACCCTTGCCATGCTTCAGGCCTTCCACGCGAAGGCTCGTGTGGAGGGAGACAGCCTCTTTATTGAAGGTTCTTCGCAGCTTCGAGCCTGTGAATTTGACTCCGGGGGCGACCACAGAATGGCCATGGCGGCTGCGGTCATGGCGCTGATTGCAAGGGGCGAGACCAGGATCCACGGAGTGGAGTCAGTCAGAACCAGCTTTCCCGAGTTTCCCGGATTGATCCGCAGGTTCACAAATCGCGCATTGGAAGTGGAGGAGGAAAGATGA
- the hisC gene encoding histidinol-phosphate transaminase, producing MDFKNLARDEVLDVKRYIPGKPMAELQRERGLAEVVKLASNENPHGPGQRVLEVLDRSIRELNRYPDDSAYYLHKALSKHLGLDSERIFIANGSVEILYFLAELFVNKGEEIVYAVPSFLAYSIVSQLSLGTGVPVPLGANSRHDLPAMAEAINENTKLVFVCNPNNPTGTYNTESELKDFLDRVPENVLVVVDEAYVEYVDAEDYPRTLEWLEQYPNLILLRTFSKIHSLAGLRVGYSISHPKLVDLLERGRPPFNVNSLSQVAAMAALKEEERVEWIRKENSLGRDYITKKFCEMGCEVLPSQTNFVFAFLPLDSKEIFESLLDRGVIIRPMESFGGRENAVRISVGLEYENNRLMHVLKELIQTKSRS from the coding sequence ATGGATTTCAAGAATCTCGCACGCGATGAAGTTCTGGATGTAAAGCGATACATCCCGGGCAAGCCGATGGCAGAATTGCAAAGAGAGCGGGGGCTCGCTGAAGTCGTCAAGTTGGCTTCCAATGAAAACCCGCATGGGCCGGGGCAACGGGTTCTCGAGGTTCTCGACCGGTCCATTCGCGAACTCAACCGCTACCCTGATGACAGTGCCTACTACCTTCACAAGGCTCTTTCCAAGCATCTGGGCCTGGACAGTGAGCGAATCTTTATTGCCAACGGTTCGGTGGAGATCCTCTATTTCCTTGCCGAGCTCTTTGTCAATAAGGGCGAGGAAATCGTCTACGCTGTGCCCTCCTTTTTGGCCTACTCTATCGTGAGCCAGTTGTCACTGGGGACGGGAGTTCCTGTCCCTCTGGGCGCCAACTCAAGGCATGACCTGCCTGCCATGGCAGAGGCCATCAATGAAAACACGAAGCTGGTCTTTGTCTGCAATCCGAATAACCCCACGGGAACCTACAATACTGAAAGTGAGCTAAAGGACTTTCTTGACCGGGTTCCGGAGAATGTCCTCGTGGTCGTGGATGAAGCCTATGTGGAATATGTGGACGCAGAGGATTATCCCAGGACTCTGGAGTGGCTGGAGCAGTATCCCAACCTGATTCTTCTTCGAACCTTTTCCAAGATTCACTCGCTGGCCGGCTTGCGTGTCGGATATTCCATCAGCCACCCGAAACTGGTGGATCTTCTGGAGAGGGGCCGTCCTCCTTTTAATGTCAATTCCCTTTCTCAGGTTGCGGCCATGGCAGCTCTCAAGGAAGAGGAGCGAGTGGAGTGGATTCGCAAGGAGAACAGCCTTGGCAGAGACTATATCACGAAGAAGTTCTGCGAAATGGGATGCGAAGTTCTCCCGAGCCAGACGAATTTCGTCTTCGCTTTTCTCCCCCTGGACTCGAAAGAGATCTTCGAGTCACTTCTTGACCGGGGAGTCATCATTCGCCCCATGGAGTCTTTTGGAGGCCGTGAGAATGCGGTTCGAATCAGTGTCGGCCTGGAATATGAAAACAACCGCCTTATGCATGTCCTGAAGGAACTGATCCAAACGAAGAGTCGGAGCTGA
- a CDS encoding pseudouridine synthase: MKRYRLNRYLALAGIASRRASDEIIKAGRVKVDGETVLTPGMSVEVSSTGVELDGMRVSLAPSRIYLLNKPAGILSTVKDPHGGKNVLDLARDAGVKERVYPVGRLDKKSRGLLLLSNDGDLSYRLLHPRFKVEKVYEVRINLPITRTQMKRFERGLTLSDGQTSPCKIRALRGRAIYEVTLREGRKRQIRRMFESLQRRVVDLRRVAMGPLKLGGLPEGEIRPLSPNEIAGLKDRLGLS, encoded by the coding sequence GTGAAGCGCTACCGACTGAACCGCTACCTGGCCCTTGCCGGTATCGCCAGTCGTCGCGCCAGTGACGAGATCATCAAGGCTGGCCGGGTCAAGGTGGACGGAGAGACCGTTTTGACTCCCGGGATGTCGGTTGAAGTTTCAAGCACAGGGGTTGAGCTTGATGGCATGCGAGTTTCCCTGGCACCCTCCCGAATCTACTTGCTGAACAAGCCGGCTGGAATTCTGTCCACGGTCAAGGATCCTCATGGGGGAAAGAATGTTCTTGATCTGGCCCGTGATGCGGGGGTCAAGGAACGGGTTTACCCGGTGGGAAGGCTCGACAAGAAAAGCCGCGGCCTTCTTCTCCTCAGCAACGACGGCGATCTCTCCTACCGTCTCCTTCACCCCCGTTTCAAGGTGGAAAAGGTCTACGAAGTCCGCATCAATCTCCCCATCACCCGAACCCAGATGAAGCGTTTCGAGCGGGGTCTCACGCTCTCCGACGGGCAGACAAGTCCTTGCAAGATCCGCGCTCTCAGGGGTCGTGCCATCTATGAGGTAACTTTGCGGGAAGGCCGGAAGCGACAGATCCGGAGGATGTTTGAGTCACTCCAGCGACGCGTTGTGGACTTGAGGAGAGTAGCCATGGGGCCCCTGAAGCTCGGAGGCCTCCCCGAAGGTGAGATTCGCCCCTTGAGTCCCAATGAAATCGCAGGCTTGAAAGATCGCCTCGGTCTGAGCTAG
- the scpB gene encoding SMC-Scp complex subunit ScpB: MSQDLLRTVEALLFASPDALSAERIKSIIPYAGLREVRSALSELAESYDSEGRSFQLSELGGGWRIVTRKEYSKLIEKMMHTRRKSRLSRAALETLAVIAYRQPCTRFDIEQVRGVNSGASLSTLLEHELLKITGRAETVGRPLLYSTTENFLSHLGINELGDLPNMAEIEALLTPPADLLATPALPEERRKMFLEGIEEIQTLLNQEHELPVEETQEEESVEMDRILQDAYEDEKTALEGKTNVVLTKEAEVIPLHPEPVPATSEPGEE; this comes from the coding sequence ATGAGTCAGGATTTACTGAGGACCGTAGAGGCCCTTCTGTTCGCCTCTCCGGACGCTCTGTCCGCAGAGAGAATCAAGTCCATCATCCCCTATGCAGGATTGCGGGAGGTGCGCTCAGCGCTTTCCGAGCTTGCAGAGTCTTACGACTCGGAGGGGCGTTCCTTCCAGTTGAGTGAACTGGGGGGAGGGTGGCGCATTGTCACGCGCAAGGAGTACTCGAAGCTCATCGAGAAGATGATGCACACGCGAAGGAAGTCGCGTCTCTCCCGTGCTGCTCTGGAGACCCTGGCGGTCATTGCCTATCGGCAGCCCTGCACTCGTTTCGATATTGAACAAGTCCGGGGAGTGAATTCCGGTGCATCTCTTTCCACACTTCTGGAACATGAGCTTCTGAAAATCACGGGGCGCGCAGAGACGGTGGGGCGTCCCCTCTTGTATTCCACGACCGAGAACTTCCTCTCCCATCTTGGAATCAACGAACTCGGGGATCTTCCCAACATGGCGGAGATCGAAGCCCTTCTGACGCCTCCGGCTGATCTTCTGGCTACTCCCGCACTTCCGGAAGAACGAAGAAAGATGTTCCTGGAAGGGATTGAGGAAATCCAGACTCTTCTGAATCAGGAGCACGAGTTGCCGGTAGAAGAGACTCAGGAAGAGGAATCCGTGGAGATGGACCGGATTCTTCAGGATGCCTATGAGGATGAGAAAACCGCTCTTGAAGGCAAGACCAATGTCGTGTTGACAAAGGAAGCAGAAGTGATTCCCCTTCACCCGGAGCCTGTTCCCGCGACTTCGGAACCGGGGGAGGAGTGA
- a CDS encoding segregation/condensation protein A encodes MSYSVRLELFEGPLDLLLYLIRKNEIEITEIPIADITEQFLGQLEEHRILELDSAGEYLLMAATLLRIKSRMLLPRHGEEEGEDPRSGLVQQLEEYKKYREIAGQLRDLAEDRSQLHDYVPDIPLGDLRSTESVLSFDTMDLLRALRNVMGEMSEREAQHHVELEKVTIEEKSDLLRERVRSGDRFRFRDLFSEDLTRTHAIVTFMAILELMRDGEICVLQQGHFAEIWIERKEAAQEAVMARAAGA; translated from the coding sequence ATGTCCTATTCTGTCCGTCTGGAACTCTTTGAAGGTCCCCTCGACCTGCTTCTCTATCTGATTCGAAAGAATGAGATAGAGATTACGGAGATTCCTATTGCGGACATTACGGAGCAGTTCCTCGGGCAATTGGAGGAGCACCGGATTCTGGAATTGGATAGCGCCGGAGAGTACCTCTTGATGGCGGCCACCCTTCTGAGAATCAAGAGTCGTATGCTTCTGCCCCGGCACGGGGAAGAGGAGGGGGAGGATCCGAGATCGGGTCTTGTACAGCAACTGGAAGAGTACAAGAAGTACCGGGAAATCGCAGGGCAGCTTCGGGATCTTGCAGAGGATCGAAGTCAACTGCACGACTATGTCCCGGACATTCCCCTGGGGGACCTTCGTAGTACTGAGAGTGTCCTGTCTTTTGACACCATGGATCTGCTTCGTGCGCTTCGAAATGTGATGGGGGAGATGTCCGAAAGGGAAGCCCAACATCATGTAGAACTGGAAAAGGTCACGATTGAGGAAAAGAGCGATCTGCTTCGCGAAAGGGTGAGAAGCGGGGACCGGTTTCGTTTCCGGGATCTCTTTTCGGAAGACCTGACAAGGACCCATGCTATTGTAACCTTCATGGCCATTCTGGAGTTGATGAGAGACGGAGAGATCTGCGTACTTCAGCAGGGTCATTTCGCTGAAATCTGGATTGAGAGAAAAGAGGCTGCACAGGAGGCAGTTATGGCCCGCGCTGCGGGCGCCTGA
- a CDS encoding site-specific tyrosine recombinase has translation MKPEWLRFCDAWMDMLLVERNLSSHTLEAYRRDLELLAPHSPSPLEIGPEELREALSEADKRGLKARSRARLLSSWRSFFRFLLREGERKDSPVDWIDSPRLPATLPDVLQPGEIETLIDVAGRSRSFPLRNAALLELAYGAGLRASETVDLPLADLFLEEDLLRVTGKGSKQRWLPLGRMARISLENYLKKERPQLAKPDSPPRVFLNYRGSTLSRVGWWKILKEISREAGLGTRVRPHSLRHSFATHLLEGGADLRSVQEMLGHASIATTQIYTQVDRIYLREVHRSFHPRAGDFSEKSEELHPDREKSFDET, from the coding sequence ATGAAACCTGAGTGGCTTCGATTCTGTGACGCATGGATGGACATGCTCCTGGTAGAGCGGAATCTATCCTCTCATACTCTGGAGGCCTATCGCAGGGATCTGGAACTTCTGGCACCTCATTCCCCGAGCCCTCTGGAAATCGGACCGGAGGAACTTCGCGAGGCACTGTCGGAAGCGGACAAGCGCGGCCTGAAGGCTCGAAGTCGCGCCCGTCTCCTGAGCTCCTGGCGCAGTTTCTTTCGCTTTCTGTTGCGGGAAGGAGAGCGAAAAGACTCGCCCGTGGACTGGATCGACTCTCCCAGACTGCCCGCCACTCTTCCCGATGTTCTGCAGCCCGGGGAGATAGAAACCCTGATTGACGTGGCCGGAAGGTCCCGGAGTTTTCCTCTTCGGAATGCGGCTCTTCTGGAACTTGCCTACGGAGCGGGTTTACGTGCCAGTGAAACCGTGGACCTCCCTCTTGCGGATCTCTTTCTGGAAGAAGATCTCCTGAGAGTAACCGGAAAGGGGAGCAAGCAACGCTGGCTACCTCTCGGTCGCATGGCCCGCATTTCACTGGAGAATTATCTGAAGAAGGAGAGACCCCAGCTTGCAAAACCGGATTCCCCGCCCCGGGTCTTTCTCAATTATCGCGGCTCTACGCTCAGCCGCGTGGGCTGGTGGAAGATCCTCAAGGAGATCTCCCGGGAGGCGGGACTCGGGACGAGAGTGCGTCCCCACAGTCTGCGACACTCCTTTGCGACTCACCTGCTGGAGGGAGGCGCCGATCTGCGCTCCGTGCAGGAAATGCTGGGTCATGCATCCATTGCAACGACACAGATCTACACTCAGGTGGACAGAATCTACCTTCGGGAAGTTCACCGCAGTTTTCATCCCCGGGCGGGAGATTTCAGTGAAAAAAGCGAGGAATTGCACCCGGACCGGGAGAAATCCTTTGACGAAACCTGA